CTGGATCAATCAAACCCTCGAATACCACTGCCGAAGCTCCAAGGTATTGCCCAGCCTTATCTCTGCAAACCACGGCCGCTGCTCCTCTCTCCCCCAGGGTAGACAGGTCGCCATCACAATTCATCTTCACTGCAATACCCGATGGTGGCAACCATGTATTGACCCGGGGGCGCTCACTCGACCCACCTGTGGCTTCGGTGCTCGAACAACAGCAATCTCTAGCTCCTCCAAATACCTCCTTATGAAATACATTGTCGAGAAAGAACTCTGAAATTTGTTTTCATGAATTGCCTTCCGTCGAGCCCACCATATCGCCCACATAGTCACCAAAACTCGAGAAAGATGCTTGGTTTGTGGATTGGAAGAGCCAGAATAGCCATAGCCTTGCGTCTACATTTTGGTTTGATGTTACACGCGCAAGCAGCTCTTCGTCTCCTAAAGCCCACACACACCTGGCCATTCGCCAACTAAGGATGGAGTGTCGCCGTGTGTCCTCGGCTGGCGGCTGCACCACAAATAGAGCAAACCGGAGTGTCTGCCATGTTCCTCTCATGTTGGACCAGACCTGTTGGAAGCGAGGTATGTGCTAGCCTCCACACAAAAACATGGATTTTAGACACACAAAAACATGGATTTTAGATGGGACCTTTACCTTCCACAGTTGTGACCATGAATTCTTGTCCGCTGCAACATTTGAATGTCCCAGCCGATGTTCTAGCCAGTCTCCCCTCTGAGCCTTGATAGCGGAGATCATCCTATAAGCTGACCGTACAGAAAAAACACCACACTAGCTTGCTTGTAGGTTACTACTCTCTTTTGGCAGTTGGGCCGCTCCGGCGGAGCGAGACAGCCTCTGCTGGGCAGCGAAAGGCCCCCCGCATCGTCTCATGGACAAGGCAAGGGGGATGCCAGTTGAAGCATTATTGAATCCACTAATGTGGGCATTGTGCGCATGGCAGCTAGGCACTGACCGCTTTGTCTACTGAGCGAGCGCAAGTGTTCCTCAAATGGCGCAGCAACTCCCTTTCGAGGCCACTCCATTTGCACAACGAAAACATCGGAGCGCACACACACACGACACTAGTGACAATCACTCAATCATCTTCAGATGAGGTCGTGCACATACTACATCACCCGATATATGAAACCAACGGGAGAAAACAGTAGAACAAGCTTGCCGTttctgcatgacaggagggccttCTTAAGCTTATCGCCCAACGGATACTTGCGCTCCAACGTCGGCCCCCCCACGCACTACTCCCGGCTCTGCTCTGCTCTCTGCTCTCTGCTCATATAAAGCCCGACCCAACGGACGCAACGAAACACCAGCTCGCACTCACTCCACACACACTAGCGAACCATCACCGTGAAGCCACGATCGAGCGCGCTCATGGGGGCGGGGCAACGCGGTGAGAGAGGTGGTATGTCGACGAGCAAGAGGTCgaggctggcggcggcggcggacgcggcgTCGTGGTGCCTCGCGCTGTCGGCGCTGGCGGCGCTGCTGCTCGTGTGCTCGCTCGGGGAGACGTCGGAGGCCGCGGTGGTGCTGCGGGGCGCGTCGCTGTCGGCGCGGTGGCGGCCGTGCGAGGAGATCTACGTGGTGGCGGAGGGCGAGACGCTGCACGGCATCAGCGACCGCTGCGGTGACCCCTACATCCTGGAGCGCAACCCGCACGTCCACGACCCCGACGACGTCTTCCCCGGCCTCGTCCTCAGGATCACGCCCTTCAGCCCCAGGCCGTCCGTCTTCGGTAGCCCCCCGTAGCTAAatcaagaaagaagaagaagagttcTGTTGAGCATCATTGTTATTATGGAAACATAGAATAGCGTAGGATTTATTCCACCTTGTCTTGTACTTCAAGATGACCTTGTACACGTATATATGTATGCCCATGGGGCTCAAGCAAATAAAACGGAGAACTATTTCACCAATCcttctctcccttctaacatggtatcagtttcCGGGTTCTAAACCCTAGCCGCCCGTCACTTCCACTCCGCGCGCCGCCCCCGGGGCAGTCGGCCTTCATGACTGCCGCaccgcccgtacctagggttcatCCGCCGATCGTGTTAATCGACTGCCCTAGAAGTCTTTTTCTCGATCCATTGATTGGGGTTTTGTTTCTCGTCGAATGATTGATCGGTGTTATTCTTCTTTGGTTTTCCGATACATGATCGGATTGAGTCGCCCATCGTCGCTTGTCGTCTGCATCGCGCGTCGTCGTCCATCACATCGCCCAGCACCGCGTGGCCCCGAGAGCTCTCACGCGGCACCCGCGCGAGATTGGTTTTCCGTGTGGCTGCGGTGGGCATTGGATTCTGTGCTGTTCAAAGCACGATTACATGTTCGTGCTTGCATACATGTACGTGCATGATTATAGCCCTCTTACACAGATTGGCCGCCCGCCCTGGTACATCCGATCGCGGATGCAAGTCGCCGCTGCCTCGTCGCTTGGCCGCATCTTCTGGATCTCGTTCGCCGAGCTTTCGGTCCGATCAACCGAACGCTGCTGCGTCGAATCGTTGGAAGATCGTCTTCAAGTACAGCGCGTCTCTTCGCCGATCGAGCAACGAGTTGCAGCTGCTTC
This genomic window from Aegilops tauschii subsp. strangulata cultivar AL8/78 chromosome 4, Aet v6.0, whole genome shotgun sequence contains:
- the LOC109777086 gene encoding uncharacterized protein, producing the protein MGAGQRGERGGMSTSKRSRLAAAADAASWCLALSALAALLLVCSLGETSEAAVVLRGASLSARWRPCEEIYVVAEGETLHGISDRCGDPYILERNPHVHDPDDVFPGLVLRITPFSPRPSVFGSPP